The genomic DNA GTGGTACCGTAAACTGTAATCTCTGAAAACTGTACCTCTTAGCCCCCCTCATTTTCACACGCAAAAACCCCTGTTTCTCAGAAACAGGGGTTTTGTAAAGTGGTTTACTCTTCTTCCATGAAGCTATTGAAGACTTCTTCAATCATATCCCATTCTTCTGTTGCATCTTCTGGGATTGGTTGAAGGTCACCTTCTGTGCCATTCTCGTTCTCAATGTAAGAGTAGGCTTGGATTTCAACTTCACCGTTCTCGTCTTCCTCAGCACTTGCTGGGATGAGTAGAACGTAGTTTTTTCCGAATTCCTCTTGGCCATCAATGGTCAAGAGAATTTCAAACAAGGTTTCGTTCCCATTGTCGTCTACTAAGGTAATGAGCTCGCGCTCGTCGTGATTGTGATTGTGATCGTGGTGATGATCGTGTGCCATGTCTGTCTCCTTAAAATGTTCTGTCTAAATAATTTTGTAAAATCAGCTGAGCTGCTAATTTGTCGATAACTTTCTTACGTTTGGTGCGGCTAATATCAGCTTGTTCAATCAGCATCCGCTCTGCAGCAACCGTGGTCAAACGCTCGTCCTGATAGTGTACCGGAAGGCCAAATAATTGCTCCAGTTTTTCGCCGTAGGCTTGGCTTGCTTCCACACGAGGACCACTCGTATTATTCATATTTTTGGGCAAACCAATGACAAACTGATCCACTTTATATTGGTCAACAAGCTCCTTGAGGCGGTCGAAACCAAACAAACCTTTTTCTTCATCAATTGAAATAATCTCAAGCCCCTGCGCCGTGAAACCTAACGGATCAGAAATGGCAACGCCTACTGTCTTTGAACCGACATCTAGTCCCATTATTCTCATCAGAGCTCAATCCCATTTCCTTTCAGGTAAAAACGAACCAATTCTTCCACAATTTCATCGCGTTCATGCTTACGGATTTGGTTGCGGGCATCGTTGTAGCGAGGAATATAAGCAGGATCTCCACTTAATACATAACCAATGATTTGGTTAATGGGGTTGTAGCCTTTTTCATCCAGAGAACGATACACATTGGTTAAGGTTTCGCTGATTTCTTGCTTATTGGTATCATCGAGACGGAAGCGAACTGTTTCTTCTGTGAATCCCATACTTACACCTTCTTTCTTTTCCTATCCAGATTATTATATCATATTTTATCCTATCATTCAATGGAATAAAATGGAGAAAGAACTCCGCTCAAGAGTTCTTTCAAACTATCTTTGCTTAAAGAGCAGCCCGCATGCGAGCCTGAGCGTTCTCAACATTGCGGACAGAGCGCGGTAGAAAGGCGCGGATGTCGTCTTCCTTGTATCCAACCTGCAAACGTTTCTCATCAATCAGAATTGGACTCTTCAAGATACGCGGATTAGCGGTAATCAAATCAATCACTTCATTGACACTCAGCTCTTCAATATCGCAGTCCAAACTTTTGGCGTAACGATTCTTGGATGATACGATGCTGGCAATCCCGTTTTCTGTTTTGGTCAGAATGTTGAGGATCTCTTCTTTGGTGATTGCTTCCTTTCCTAAGTTATGCTCATTATATGATAATTGGTGGGCATTCAGCCAATTTTTTGCTTTTTTACAAGAGGTACAGCTAGACACTGTATAAATTTTAATCATGTAGTCTCTCCTTTGCTACATCTTTTAAAAAACATTATATTCCATTATACCACATAAATACTCAGTCTGAAGACCTATTTTCTCAAATTCTTCGGTTTTTGAGGAAAAATCAAAGATTTTTATCTGTTTTTTGTCTGTTTTCACTTAAAAATAGCACAAGCCTGAGAATCTTTTCTCAGACTTGCTATGTTCTGTATTTAGTTGCTGACGGAAATGTTCAAAGCAAGTAGTTGACAGATTTTTACGGTAGATTAGTCTTCCAACTCGATGCCACCATCTAGATCCAAAATGACGTCCTGACCTGCTGGGGCAGGAACTTCTTCAGTTACAGAAGGTTCTGTATCTTCAATCAAGCCGTAGTGAACGCGAATTTTACGATCAATTTCAGCAAAGATAGCTGGGTTATCTGCCAAGAATTTCTTGGCATTTTCAGAACCTTGGCCAATCTTCTCGCCATTGTATGAGTACCAAGCACCCGCCTTATTGATGATACCCAAATTCGTGCCAATTTCAATTAGCTCACCCGTTTGTGAAATTCCCTGACCGTACATGATTTCCACGACAGCTTCTTTGAAAGGAGGAGCCACCTTGTTTTTGACAATCTTCACCTTGGTTTCCTTACCAACGTTTTGATCCTTTTGTTCGCCAGTTCCTTTGATTTGGGTATTGCCGCGAACATCCATGCGGACAGAAGCATAGAATTTAAGAGCGCGTCCTCCCGGTGTGGTTTCCGGATTTCCAAACATGACTCCTACTTTCTCACGCAACTGGTTGATGAAAATGGCAATCGTCTTAGTCTTGTTAATAGAGGCTGAAAGCTTGCGCATAGCCTGACTCATCATCCGAGCCTGCAAGCCGACATGACTATCTCCGATGTCCCCATCAATTTCTGCACGCGGAACAAGGGCCGCAACAGAGTCGATTACCACCAGATCAACTGCACCAGAATCAATCAATTTTCCAGCAATTTCAAGTCCCTGCTCACCAGAGTCTGGTTGAGAAAGGAGCAATTCGTCAATGTTAACACCAAGCGCTGCCGCATAGGCTGGATCAAGGGCATGTTCCGCATCGATAAACGCAGCAATCCCGCCTTCTTTTTGAGCTTGAGCAACAGCATGAAGGGCAACGGTTGTCTTACCAGAAGATTCTGGTCCGTAGATCTCAATGATACGACCTTTCGGATAGCCACCAGCACCAAGAGCGATGTCGATGGACAGGCTTCCTGAACTCATGACTTGCACCTTTTGCTCTGCTCGTTCACCAAGGCGCATAATGGCACCTTTACCAAAATCTTTTTCAATGTTTTTTAGGGCATCATCCAACGCCTTTTTACGCTCGTCACCAAATTTTTTGGTGATGTCTTCTAATTTTTTACCAGGTTTTTTTGCCACGGTTCTACTCTCCTCTATTTGTTCAATTAGTCTATTATAGCAAAATTTTGCTCGTTCATAAAGTCTTACGCACATGGTCCAGAGCGTTCATACAGGCGATTTGACGGATGGCTGGCCATGAGTAACCGCCAAGTGCAACTTCCTCTGTTATGATGCCATCCAAA from Streptococcus oriscaviae includes the following:
- a CDS encoding DUF1292 domain-containing protein, whose protein sequence is MAHDHHHDHNHNHDERELITLVDDNGNETLFEILLTIDGQEEFGKNYVLLIPASAEEDENGEVEIQAYSYIENENGTEGDLQPIPEDATEEWDMIEEVFNSFMEEE
- the ruvX gene encoding Holliday junction resolvase RuvX, with the translated sequence MRIMGLDVGSKTVGVAISDPLGFTAQGLEIISIDEEKGLFGFDRLKELVDQYKVDQFVIGLPKNMNNTSGPRVEASQAYGEKLEQLFGLPVHYQDERLTTVAAERMLIEQADISRTKRKKVIDKLAAQLILQNYLDRTF
- a CDS encoding IreB family regulatory phosphoprotein, which gives rise to MGFTEETVRFRLDDTNKQEISETLTNVYRSLDEKGYNPINQIIGYVLSGDPAYIPRYNDARNQIRKHERDEIVEELVRFYLKGNGIEL
- the spx gene encoding transcriptional regulator Spx translates to MIKIYTVSSCTSCKKAKNWLNAHQLSYNEHNLGKEAITKEEILNILTKTENGIASIVSSKNRYAKSLDCDIEELSVNEVIDLITANPRILKSPILIDEKRLQVGYKEDDIRAFLPRSVRNVENAQARMRAAL
- the recA gene encoding recombinase RecA produces the protein MAKKPGKKLEDITKKFGDERKKALDDALKNIEKDFGKGAIMRLGERAEQKVQVMSSGSLSIDIALGAGGYPKGRIIEIYGPESSGKTTVALHAVAQAQKEGGIAAFIDAEHALDPAYAAALGVNIDELLLSQPDSGEQGLEIAGKLIDSGAVDLVVIDSVAALVPRAEIDGDIGDSHVGLQARMMSQAMRKLSASINKTKTIAIFINQLREKVGVMFGNPETTPGGRALKFYASVRMDVRGNTQIKGTGEQKDQNVGKETKVKIVKNKVAPPFKEAVVEIMYGQGISQTGELIEIGTNLGIINKAGAWYSYNGEKIGQGSENAKKFLADNPAIFAEIDRKIRVHYGLIEDTEPSVTEEVPAPAGQDVILDLDGGIELED